A region from the Candidatus Zixiibacteriota bacterium genome encodes:
- the rpsU gene encoding 30S ribosomal protein S21, whose amino-acid sequence MIGVRVRDDESFEKALRRFNKFCEKNGILSDIKKHQHFEKPSDRRKRKINAAKRKNRRRDR is encoded by the coding sequence TTGATAGGCGTTCGAGTACGGGATGATGAATCATTCGAAAAAGCTCTGAGACGTTTCAACAAATTCTGCGAAAAGAACGGAATTCTGTCGGACATCAAAAAGCACCAGCATTTCGAGAAACCCTCGGATCGGCGTAAGCGCAAAATCAACGCGGCCAAGCGCAAAAATCGCCGCAGGGATCGCTGA
- a CDS encoding GatB/YqeY domain-containing protein: MSISEQIDTDIKGAMKAREKVKLSCLRNFKSALRYREIEKKEKLTEAEEIEVLSSVAKKLRDTIEQARQGGREDLAQESQVELDLVKTYLPEQMDEAEIEKLAREAIDKTGAEGPQGIGQVMKELMPQVKGKADGAVVKAVVLRLLSG; the protein is encoded by the coding sequence ATGAGTATTTCTGAACAGATCGATACCGATATAAAAGGGGCCATGAAAGCGCGCGAAAAGGTGAAACTGTCCTGTTTGCGCAATTTCAAATCAGCTCTCAGGTATCGTGAAATCGAGAAGAAAGAAAAATTAACGGAGGCGGAGGAAATTGAAGTCCTCTCCTCCGTGGCCAAAAAACTGCGCGACACGATCGAGCAGGCCCGTCAGGGAGGCCGGGAAGACCTGGCACAGGAAAGCCAGGTCGAGCTTGACCTGGTAAAGACCTACCTTCCGGAGCAAATGGACGAGGCCGAAATCGAGAAGCTGGCGCGCGAGGCCATAGACAAGACCGGTGCGGAGGGGCCTCAGGGTATCGGTCAGGTTATGAAGGAGCTGATGCCGCAGGTCAAGGGCAAAGCCGACGGCGCTGTCGTCAAGGCCGTTGTGCTGAGGCTTTTGAGCGGTTGA